The genomic stretch CATGTTTGGAATGTAACCAATGGCAAACGCTTCACAACTTATGCGATTCGTGGTGAAGATAACTCTGGAATTATTTCAGTAAACGGCGGTGCTGCACATCAAGCAGACGTTGGCGATTTAGTAATTATTGCTACATTTGGTGATTTTACTGAAGCTGAAGCAAATATTCATAAACCACGTTTGGTATATGCTAATCCAAATAATACAGTCAACCACACAGCGAATTGCATTCCTGTTCAAGTTGCCTAATTTATTTTAAGAATAAAAAGCCCGCATTGACGGGC from Acinetobacter pittii encodes the following:
- the panD gene encoding aspartate 1-decarboxylase — encoded protein: MLSRLLKCKIHRAVVTHAELHYEGSCAIDGVLMDLAGIREYEEIHVWNVTNGKRFTTYAIRGEDNSGIISVNGGAAHQADVGDLVIIATFGDFTEAEANIHKPRLVYANPNNTVNHTANCIPVQVA